Within the Candidatus Paceibacterota bacterium genome, the region TTTTTCTTCCCAATAATCAAATAAAAAAAGAGTTTATATTATGAATTTATAAACTCCCAGAATATTTTTCTTGCGCGTTCTATGGTCAGATCGGTCATTTTAACACGTTCTATCTGATCTTTGTTGCGCTTGCCTTTATTATATTCCTCGATCTGTTTATCGTACAAGGGATATTCAGTTTCGCATGTTCTGCCAGTTATCTGATAAATCTTATTTTTAAAAATCATCCCCTCCAGCCCATGTTCATCAATCGGCAAAAATAATATAATCGAATCAAGACATACGATCTTCGGTTTTCTGTTGAATGAACCGAAAATAAACATCTCATCTTCACCGATCTCGTCCGATATTTTTTTTATTTCTGCAGCCGAAAGATCGCCATGACCCAAGAACTCAGCACTCTTCCTGGCTCTTGATATCAAGCACCAGGACGTATCGTTCATACCATTTTTATTCTGTCCCATTCTCAGACCGAATTTTGTCTTTTTTCTAAAGTGTTTCACAATGAACTCCAAGCTCAAGATATTCACCTCCAAGGATAAATTTGATAACTAAAACCATTATCAAACAGAGTATCATAGCATATACAGCTTACTATGTCAACCCTTAGCTCATTCTATGATGAAGTAATTATAAAATAATGACCCCAGCTCCGCTACCAGCTTGACTTTACATAACTGGTCCTGTACGGCCAGCGTCGCCGAAGGCTGACGGCGAGGCGAGTAGGCAAGTACTGGCACCATAATAAAAAGGGATATCATATTTATTTTCCGATAGTCCCTTCAATAATTACCTTTGCCTCCGCTAATGTTATGAACTTTATATTTATCGATGTTTTTTTTGAAAGAATCGGGAATCGTGCCGACTTTGCCTTAAAGTCATCAAATTCTTTCCCTTCTTTCCTTGAAACAATAAGCACTTCGTTCCTTTTTAGCAGATATGCCAATCTATTGATCTCGGAAGTATCTTCCGTGTGATCTGTGCCAAGGTAGATCCTAATCAGCTCTTTTTCATTCAAGTCTGTTGCGATCTTTTCGATATCTTCTTCCAGAAGGTCCAAACAGCCCTCTCTTTCTCCTTTTTCATTATATAAAATAGCATTTTCTATCACACAGCCTTTTGTTCTGATCATTCCATAGGTCAAACCAAATCTTAACTTCTGGCCCAGATCGAATTTCTTTATTCCAAAGTTTTCCAGAGTTTTTTCACCTACGACATTGAACAAATAATTCATTATTTTTTTTCCGATTGTCACGATAATCGCTCCTGTTGATCATTGAAAACATTATCAACTAAAGAGTATATCATTTAGCTTGCAATATGTCAATATATATAGGGGGCATACCAGCCGAATGGAACAGGCTGCCTAATAGTATTTGCAAGAAAGCTAAGCTTATTGACAAATACAGAAAAATGTGATAGTTTCCATGCAGGAGGAAAATGACCGACCAAGATAGAATTAATAATATTGAAGAACTGAAAAAAAATATTCTTGCCGATAAGAATATCGATCCCGACAAGCAAAAAGACGCATTACGCGGTCTGGAAAGAACTCATACGGCGCTTTCAAGAACTGACGAATACTACGTAACTCAAAGAAAAATAAAAAAGATTGAAAGTAAAATGACAACAATATTTTCACTGCTTTTCCTGATAACTTTCTTTGTTTCTGCATGGGGTATTCCGAATGTCATCGCCCGTTCATCCGACCCGATTTTCTATATAGCAATGATTGCGCTTGTGCTATGGATGACCAGTTCGTCAATTGCGCCAATAATATATAAAATGCAGCAAAAATTATACAAACCGAAAAGTGCCTGAAAGCACTTTTTTTCTAGCCTTAGAATGGTTGACATTTAGCAATAAATATGCTATATTTTTCCACAGAGGTGTTTTATGGCAAAGACCAAATTAGAGCTATGTCGCGATCTTGATAGTGTGATAAAAGAAATCGATAAAGGCATAGAAGGACTTCCTGAGGAAACGGGCAGGATAATAAGAAAACGTCTGGTGGAATCCGTGTATGAAACCGATAAACCTGACGCATATTATCCGACAAGAAATAGAATTATAAACGTGATAATGTATGTACTCACGCTCGTTCTGGTAATTGAAACGATAGTTATTTATGCTTTGCGTGAATCGCATATGCTGAACGCAGATCATATTGTTTACATATTCGGAGCAACATTTATTTTATTATTTTTTGTGCCAAACAGTGACAAACTCACAGAAAAAATACTAAGGTCGGATAACTTGACCTTAAGAAAAATATTCATACCGCAAAAAAACTGAGCCAAAAAAAGCTCATTTTTTATTATCCGCCAAATTTGTGCCGGAGGAGGGAGTCGAACCCTCATGAGTGTTAGCCCACACGATTTTGAGTCGTGCGCGTCTGCCAATTCCGCCACTCCGGCATGGATAATTCAAAATTTAAATATCAAAATGAAAAGTTATACTTTATTTAAAGGGGAGTTCGATCTGTTTTATCAATATTTTTGATTTTAATACTTGCATTTTGCACTTTATGTGGTCCCTTGACATTTTCAAATCATTCTGCCATTCTAAATTTACAATAATTAGCCGGAAATGAAGTCTCAAATGGGTAACAATATAAGAATATATTAATCTGGCAATTTGTCAATTCATGATATTTATAATATAATAAAAATATGAATATTATATCATTAGTTAACCAAAAAGGAGGAGTAGGGAAGTCTACGACCACGATGAATTTGGGAGCTTATTTGGTTTTGCATGGAAAAAAAGTCCTGCTCATAGACATGGATTCTCAGGCAAACCTCACCACCGGACTGGGCTTCCGTCCGGAAAATCTTGAGAAAAACGTTTATCAGGCCATATCCGGAAAGATAAGACTTGAGGATGCGGTTGTTACAACCTCGCTTCTTAACCTTGATCTCATTCCCGCGACACCGGACCTTGCCGCAGCAACCATAGAGCTGGTTGAGACTGTTGACAGGGAATATGTTTTTTATAATGCTGTGAAAGTTATCAGCAGCAAGTATGACTTCGTGCTGATCGATTGCCCTCCCAGTCTCGGGCTTTTGACGGTGAACAGCCTCACGGCTTCGGACAAGATCATAATTCCGATACAATGCGAATATTATGCACTTGAGGGATTGAAACAGCTGTTGGAATCCATCAATCTCATCAAAGATAATCTCAAAGATAATATACAGATATTGGGCGCGGTGCTCACCATGTTCGATAAGCGAAACCAGCTGTCGCATCAGGTTGTCAAAGAGGTCAGAAGACATTTTCCCGGACATGTTTTTGATGCGATCATACCTCGAAATGTAGCATTAGCTGAAGCGCCAAGCTTCGGGAAAACGATCCTTCAATACGCCCCCGATAGTTCAGGAGCCAAGGCATACAATTATCTTGCCAAAGAGGTGATCATTAGAACAACATAAACAAAATAAACATGATGAAAAAAAGCAGCTTGGGAACGGGACTTTCATCTCTGATCCCCAGCAAGATAAACAAAAATGAAACAGGAAGCGATTCGTCGAAGCATTCTCACGGCCAGGACGAAGTTCTCAAAATACCCATCGAGAATATCGTGCCAAATCCGAATCAGCCCAGATATTATTTTGACGAAAACAATCTTAAGGACCTTTCTGAATCCATCAAAGAACATGGCGTGATCCAGCCTATAATCGTAACGAAGATCTCAGATAATAAATTCGAGCTTATCGCCGGCGAACGAAGACTCCAAGCGTCCAAATTGTCAGGTCTCAGAGAGATCCCGGCGATCGTAAGAGTGGCCACGAATCAGCAGAAACTCGAACTTGCTCTTGTCGAAAACATCCAAAGACACGACCTCAATGCCATAGAAGAGGCAAAAGCATATCGCAAGCTTCAGAACGAATTCAATTTGAGTCAGGATGATGTCGCAAAAAAAACCGGCAAGAACAGATCGACTATTGCGAATATAATCAGACTTCTCGAACTTCCGATCGAGATTCAAAGAGGAATAATTGAAAGAAAAATCACATCGGGCCATGCTCGGGCCATTTTGGGACTTGATAATCCCGAAAAACAAAGAGCTCTCTATGCCTTAATATTGAAAAACGACCTTACCGTCAGAGAAGCCGAGAACAAAGTCAGAGAAGTATCAGTTCATGCGCATAAAAGGAAAATCACAGAGAACAAAGATCCGAGGATTCAGGATATCGAGGATAAGGCCCAGCAGAAACTGGGAACAAAGGTCAAGATCAACAAAAGCGG harbors:
- a CDS encoding ParA family protein, giving the protein MNIISLVNQKGGVGKSTTTMNLGAYLVLHGKKVLLIDMDSQANLTTGLGFRPENLEKNVYQAISGKIRLEDAVVTTSLLNLDLIPATPDLAAATIELVETVDREYVFYNAVKVISSKYDFVLIDCPPSLGLLTVNSLTASDKIIIPIQCEYYALEGLKQLLESINLIKDNLKDNIQILGAVLTMFDKRNQLSHQVVKEVRRHFPGHVFDAIIPRNVALAEAPSFGKTILQYAPDSSGAKAYNYLAKEVIIRTT
- a CDS encoding ParB/RepB/Spo0J family partition protein — encoded protein: MMKKSSLGTGLSSLIPSKINKNETGSDSSKHSHGQDEVLKIPIENIVPNPNQPRYYFDENNLKDLSESIKEHGVIQPIIVTKISDNKFELIAGERRLQASKLSGLREIPAIVRVATNQQKLELALVENIQRHDLNAIEEAKAYRKLQNEFNLSQDDVAKKTGKNRSTIANIIRLLELPIEIQRGIIERKITSGHARAILGLDNPEKQRALYALILKNDLTVREAENKVREVSVHAHKRKITENKDPRIQDIEDKAQQKLGTKVKINKSGPTGRIFIDFFSDEEFDKIVGFIS